A window of Flavobacterium flavigenum contains these coding sequences:
- a CDS encoding adenylate/guanylate cyclase domain-containing protein, translating into MKKKNVSEERRKSNKRDFELKELLLIAVLWIAAALLFVFIKINDIPHRFIYQSYSLQSWVSSGRIYLTVFFLSGLISIPMGLTHLYVYPRMRKSKFEHTLALRLISVMLVILFLSIVFYLFFYEGNLNSFNFSLLLTIAVYAIVVESFITAAVLLKRSVGKNYFTDFFKGTYMTPREEERVFLFLDMTDSTPLVQQLGPCLFSRLMQDCFADLSDVVLQFDGSIYQFIGDEAVITWKVKKGFAPSDCIGLYLSYKQLLEKRSEHYMLLYNVKPKFRASINSGMVSIALVGDVKREAAYFGDTLNICSRLQKIGKERNAEMVISESFFSKVKHYENYDFHAVDGLLLKGIPNISRAYILKK; encoded by the coding sequence ATGAAAAAAAAAAATGTTTCGGAAGAGAGAAGAAAGAGTAATAAAAGGGATTTTGAATTAAAAGAGCTTTTGCTTATAGCGGTTTTATGGATCGCGGCGGCGCTGCTTTTTGTATTTATAAAAATTAATGATATTCCGCATCGTTTTATTTATCAGAGTTATAGTCTGCAGTCCTGGGTAAGCAGCGGACGTATTTATCTGACCGTCTTTTTTTTATCGGGATTAATTAGTATTCCGATGGGGCTGACGCATCTGTATGTTTATCCCAGAATGAGAAAAAGCAAATTTGAACATACTCTTGCGCTGCGGCTTATCAGCGTAATGCTGGTTATACTGTTTTTATCGATAGTGTTCTACTTATTTTTCTATGAAGGTAATCTGAATTCTTTTAATTTTAGTTTATTGCTGACCATTGCTGTTTATGCAATAGTAGTTGAAAGTTTTATCACAGCGGCAGTTCTGCTTAAACGCAGTGTAGGAAAAAATTACTTTACGGACTTTTTTAAAGGGACCTATATGACACCTAGGGAGGAAGAGCGGGTATTTTTATTTTTAGACATGACAGATTCAACCCCTTTGGTGCAGCAGTTAGGTCCATGCCTTTTCAGCAGGCTCATGCAGGATTGCTTTGCAGATCTTTCCGATGTCGTTTTGCAGTTCGATGGGTCAATCTATCAGTTTATTGGTGATGAGGCTGTTATTACCTGGAAAGTAAAAAAAGGTTTTGCGCCATCTGATTGTATCGGCTTGTATCTTAGCTATAAGCAATTGCTGGAGAAACGTAGTGAACACTATATGTTACTCTATAATGTAAAGCCAAAATTCAGGGCGTCAATTAACAGCGGAATGGTGTCTATTGCCTTGGTAGGAGATGTAAAGAGGGAGGCTGCGTATTTTGGTGACACCTTGAATATTTGTTCCCGGCTTCAGAAAATAGGTAAGGAAAGGAACGCTGAAATGGTTATTTCAGAAAGTTTTTTTTCCAAAGTAAAACATTATGAAAATTATGATTTTCATGCTGTGGATGGTTTGCTGCTAAAGGGAATTCCAAATATCAGCCGGGCTTATATTCTGAAGAAGTAA
- a CDS encoding nitroreductase family protein, whose amino-acid sequence MPLLEDLNWRHAVKAYDPAKKVSEEDLSKILEAARLAPTSSGLQPFRVIVVENQQLKENMVKGALNPEVMRDCSHVLVFAAWDSYSDEKIDKVYDHHTDVRELPRGRFSSYTDQIKQIYGAQTPEQHFAHTARQTYIALGLALAQAAELKVDSTPAEGFSNKVVDEILNLGELGLKSVTLLYLGYRDTENDWLSHMKKVRIPMEEFIIRK is encoded by the coding sequence ATGCCGTTACTAGAAGATTTAAACTGGAGACATGCCGTAAAAGCGTATGATCCCGCAAAGAAAGTATCAGAAGAAGATTTAAGTAAAATTTTAGAAGCTGCCAGACTGGCTCCGACTTCCTCTGGTCTGCAGCCTTTCCGTGTAATTGTGGTAGAAAATCAGCAGTTGAAAGAGAATATGGTTAAAGGTGCCTTAAATCCAGAAGTTATGAGGGATTGTTCCCATGTGCTTGTTTTTGCTGCATGGGATAGTTACTCTGATGAGAAAATCGACAAGGTTTATGATCATCACACTGATGTTAGAGAATTGCCAAGAGGCCGTTTCAGCAGTTATACTGATCAGATCAAGCAAATTTACGGAGCTCAAACTCCTGAACAGCATTTTGCGCACACGGCAAGACAAACCTATATTGCACTGGGTCTTGCACTGGCCCAGGCAGCTGAACTCAAGGTCGATTCTACTCCGGCTGAAGGTTTCAGTAATAAAGTGGTAGATGAGATTTTGAATCTAGGGGAATTAGGTTTAAAAAGCGTTACGCTTTTATATCTGGGTTACAGAGACACCGAAAACGACTGGCTCTCTCATATGAAGAAAGTTAGAATTCCTATGGAGGAATTTATTATCAGAAAATAG
- a CDS encoding MarR family winged helix-turn-helix transcriptional regulator, which yields MQDNHPPQLENQLCFPLYVISKEIIGLYRPFLEKLDITYPQYLVMMVLWEKDGLTVNQVGEKLFLDSGTLTPLLKRLEVKGFIIRKRKKEDERVVEVFLADKGRNLQGKACEIPVKMQEKLNLTTEDLSELKETVQKILNKIQK from the coding sequence ATGCAAGATAACCACCCGCCCCAATTGGAAAACCAGCTTTGTTTTCCGCTTTACGTTATTTCAAAAGAAATTATAGGTTTGTACCGGCCGTTTCTTGAAAAGCTCGATATTACCTACCCGCAGTATCTTGTAATGATGGTGCTTTGGGAGAAGGATGGATTGACTGTAAATCAGGTCGGCGAAAAACTGTTTCTGGACAGCGGTACTCTAACACCGCTTTTGAAAAGACTTGAAGTAAAGGGTTTTATTATTAGGAAAAGAAAAAAAGAAGATGAAAGAGTGGTTGAAGTTTTTCTAGCTGATAAGGGAAGGAATTTACAGGGAAAAGCATGTGAAATTCCGGTAAAAATGCAGGAAAAACTAAATCTGACAACAGAAGATCTATCCGAACTCAAAGAAACTGTTCAGAAAATTTTAAATAAAATTCAAAAATAA